In Gigantopelta aegis isolate Gae_Host chromosome 6, Gae_host_genome, whole genome shotgun sequence, the following are encoded in one genomic region:
- the LOC121374239 gene encoding uncharacterized protein LOC121374239: MISVEAILRTNLHSKSVKKDFLAKLTDYLTQLFETEPKHIILELHTDVVMMRAGNTDSMLNMNLYHNSTSITQETKHAYASKIAQFMSKEIKVPEQRVLVLFIDTSKCTRY, translated from the exons ATGATTAGCGTTGAGGCCATTCTAAGGACAAACCTTCACTCGAAGTCCGTGAAGAAAGACTTTTTGGCTAAATTAACAGATTACCTCACTCAGCTTTTCGAAACGGAGCCTAAG CACATTATTTTGGAACTGCATACAGATGTGGTCATGATGCGAGCTGGAAACACCGATTCAATGTTAAACATGAATTTGTACCACAACTCTACCAGTATTACCCAAGAAACGAAGCATGCTTATGCTTCTAAAATAGCACAATTCATGTCAAAGGAAATAAAAGTTCCAGAACAAAG GGTTCTGGTGCTGTTTATCGACACTTCAAAATGTACGAGATATTGA